From one Thermomicrobiales bacterium genomic stretch:
- a CDS encoding MMPL family transporter, translating into MSIGRLAHWSARRPWLVIIAWIVAMGVALAAQAILPSNLTGQAEFTSEPESVKGVRLVEERLHGVEPARETIVVTSPTLTVDDPAFQQTVDQTTQHLLGMTNVVASAMNYYQLSSAGAPEAAGLVSADRHSTIIPVTLTGQVKDAEKHGAEFLDLVRRQGQGDIRVLTVGDLSASYYASEIAQQDLEQAELFGLPIALVILVIVFGALVAAAVPLVVALVAIAVAVGITAVVGQMMQLTSLILNVITMIGLAVGIDYSLFIIERFREERARGFDRLAAIERTGATATKAVVFSGTTVIIALTGMFLMPVTIFRSVGTGAVVVVTVSIAVSVTLVPALLGLLGDRINWPRRRSYDQPATTSPTGRPGFWSRASHLVMARPIVSMILAGGLLVAMSIPFLDLRTGMVGVENYPPGMIRDAYQIIARDFYAGIVSPIEVVIDAPASDPRVREGVDRLTAELAQQPVFGPVQTVTNDAGDLTLLTSPLAVDATSPESANAVHLLRGDLVPAAFGDLAGNVYVSGAPAFNEDFNQFVSDRTPIVFAFVLSLSFVLLTLAFRSIIVPFKAIIMNLLSVGASYGILVLIFQKGYGAGLFGFTQTHIITNWLPIFLFCILFGLSMDYHVFLLSRIREHYDQSGDNRESVAVGLESTGRIITGAALIMVAVFFAFSMGNLVEMQQLGFGLAIAIFLDATIVRSILVPATMALLGKWNWYLPRWLRWLPDLRIEGEAAPASAPESVAATITPVGDR; encoded by the coding sequence ATGTCGATTGGTCGTCTGGCGCACTGGAGCGCGCGCCGACCATGGCTCGTGATCATCGCCTGGATTGTTGCGATGGGCGTCGCGCTCGCGGCTCAGGCCATACTGCCGAGTAATCTCACCGGTCAGGCGGAGTTCACCAGCGAGCCGGAATCGGTCAAGGGTGTGCGGCTGGTCGAAGAGCGGCTACACGGCGTCGAGCCAGCCCGAGAGACCATCGTCGTTACCTCGCCGACGCTGACAGTGGATGACCCGGCATTCCAGCAGACCGTCGATCAGACAACCCAGCACCTGCTTGGCATGACGAATGTTGTCGCCTCGGCGATGAACTACTACCAGCTGTCGTCTGCCGGTGCTCCTGAGGCGGCCGGGCTGGTGTCCGCCGACCGCCATTCGACGATCATCCCGGTTACCCTCACCGGCCAGGTGAAGGACGCTGAGAAGCACGGCGCTGAATTCCTCGATCTTGTTCGGAGACAGGGGCAGGGTGACATCCGCGTCCTGACCGTTGGCGATCTCAGCGCGTCATACTACGCGAGCGAGATTGCGCAACAGGATCTGGAGCAGGCCGAGCTCTTTGGCCTGCCGATCGCGCTCGTGATTCTGGTTATTGTCTTCGGCGCGCTCGTCGCGGCCGCTGTGCCACTTGTCGTCGCCCTTGTGGCGATCGCCGTCGCGGTGGGGATCACGGCTGTCGTCGGGCAGATGATGCAACTGACGTCGCTGATCCTGAACGTCATCACGATGATCGGTCTCGCCGTCGGGATCGACTACTCGCTCTTCATCATCGAGCGCTTCCGCGAGGAGCGTGCCCGCGGGTTCGATCGACTCGCGGCGATCGAGCGCACCGGAGCGACTGCGACCAAGGCAGTCGTCTTCTCCGGCACAACGGTGATCATCGCGCTGACTGGCATGTTTCTGATGCCGGTGACGATCTTCCGAAGCGTCGGAACCGGCGCGGTCGTCGTCGTCACTGTCTCGATTGCCGTCTCGGTGACCCTCGTTCCTGCCCTGCTTGGGTTGCTCGGCGATCGGATCAATTGGCCGCGACGCCGGTCGTACGACCAGCCGGCGACCACCAGCCCGACAGGGCGCCCGGGGTTCTGGTCGCGGGCGAGCCACCTGGTCATGGCCCGTCCGATCGTCAGCATGATCCTGGCGGGCGGGCTTCTCGTCGCGATGTCGATCCCGTTCCTCGATCTCCGAACCGGCATGGTCGGTGTCGAGAACTACCCGCCGGGGATGATCCGGGACGCGTACCAGATCATCGCTCGTGATTTCTATGCCGGTATCGTCTCTCCGATCGAGGTCGTGATCGACGCACCCGCGAGTGATCCTCGAGTCCGGGAGGGGGTCGACCGCCTCACCGCCGAGCTCGCGCAACAACCGGTGTTCGGGCCTGTCCAGACGGTGACGAATGACGCCGGTGATCTGACATTGCTGACGAGCCCATTAGCGGTGGATGCGACGTCCCCTGAGTCTGCGAACGCCGTCCATCTGCTGCGCGGCGATCTTGTCCCGGCGGCATTTGGCGATCTTGCCGGGAACGTGTATGTCTCCGGCGCGCCGGCGTTCAACGAAGATTTCAACCAGTTTGTCAGTGACCGGACACCGATCGTATTCGCGTTTGTGCTGAGCTTGAGCTTCGTCCTGTTGACGCTGGCATTCCGCTCGATCATCGTGCCCTTCAAGGCGATCATCATGAACCTGCTGTCGGTCGGGGCTTCCTACGGCATTCTCGTGCTGATCTTCCAGAAGGGGTATGGGGCTGGGTTGTTCGGGTTCACCCAGACGCACATCATCACGAACTGGCTGCCGATCTTCCTGTTCTGCATCCTGTTCGGCCTGTCGATGGATTACCACGTCTTCCTGCTGAGCCGAATCCGCGAACATTACGACCAGTCCGGCGACAACCGCGAATCGGTGGCGGTTGGTCTGGAATCCACTGGCCGGATCATCACCGGCGCGGCGCTGATCATGGTGGCGGTGTTCTTCGCCTTCTCGATGGGGAACCTGGTCGAGATGCAACAGCTCGGATTCGGGCTGGCAATTGCCATCTTCCTCGACGCAACGATCGTGCGCTCGATCCTCGTCCCCGCGACGATGGCGTTGCTGGGCAAGTGGAACTGGTATCTGCCGCGCTGGCTGCGCTGGCTGCCGGATCTGCGAATCGAGGGTGAGGCGGCTCCCGCCTCAGCGCCAGAGAGCGTTGCCGCCACTATCACTCCGGTCGGAGATCGCTAG
- a CDS encoding M20 family metallopeptidase, which translates to MANTTADTLRDRVRAAIESEREHLVEVGETIRLNPELGYQEFIASQTLADQLREAGFEVEKPYKGLETAFRATRKGSGDGPTVAILAEYDALKGIGHGCGHNLIGASGLAVALGLGAVLDEVNGTVVIMGTPAEEGGGGKVRLLEAGAFDDIDAVLMIHHMGDETGSAVDWPDGTSLATNGLGFEFFGKPAHAAGDPYNGVNALNAVIQTFEGIDALRQHITMDARIHGIITHGGDAANVVPKYAACSFGIRASFSETAADLAAKVRHIAEGAALVTGCELKVTERDAPYADKRPSYVLGRKFHENMAAAGLDTHKMPKGRMMASTDLGNVSHRAPAVAGYFAISETPIPHHSQQVLDASGSEYGYDQFVKASTAMAWTALDVLLDPAMSKAAWDEHANWLERYSG; encoded by the coding sequence GTGGCGAACACAACGGCCGACACGCTGCGCGATCGGGTTCGCGCGGCGATCGAGAGCGAGCGCGAGCACCTGGTTGAAGTCGGCGAAACGATCCGGCTCAATCCGGAGCTCGGTTATCAGGAGTTCATTGCCTCGCAAACACTGGCCGATCAGCTTCGGGAGGCAGGCTTCGAGGTCGAGAAGCCGTACAAGGGCCTGGAGACAGCCTTCCGCGCGACGCGAAAGGGAAGCGGCGACGGACCGACCGTCGCGATACTCGCGGAGTATGATGCGCTCAAGGGCATCGGTCACGGCTGTGGTCACAATCTGATCGGGGCCTCTGGCCTCGCGGTCGCGTTGGGGCTCGGCGCGGTGCTGGATGAGGTCAACGGCACGGTCGTCATCATGGGCACGCCGGCCGAGGAGGGCGGCGGCGGCAAGGTCAGGTTACTGGAGGCCGGCGCGTTCGATGACATCGACGCCGTCCTGATGATCCATCACATGGGTGACGAGACCGGCTCCGCGGTCGACTGGCCGGACGGCACCAGCCTGGCAACGAACGGGCTCGGCTTCGAGTTCTTCGGCAAGCCGGCCCACGCTGCGGGCGACCCGTACAACGGCGTCAATGCGCTCAACGCCGTCATCCAGACGTTCGAAGGCATCGACGCGCTGCGCCAGCACATCACGATGGATGCTCGCATCCACGGCATCATCACCCACGGTGGCGACGCGGCAAACGTCGTCCCGAAATACGCTGCCTGCAGTTTCGGCATCCGCGCTTCGTTCAGCGAGACGGCAGCCGACCTCGCTGCAAAGGTGCGCCACATCGCCGAAGGCGCAGCGCTGGTAACCGGCTGTGAGCTGAAGGTGACCGAGCGCGACGCGCCCTATGCCGACAAGCGTCCCAGCTACGTCCTCGGCCGCAAGTTCCACGAGAACATGGCAGCTGCCGGACTGGACACACACAAGATGCCGAAGGGCCGAATGATGGCGTCGACCGATCTCGGCAACGTGTCACATCGGGCGCCGGCCGTCGCTGGTTACTTCGCGATCAGTGAGACGCCGATCCCCCACCACTCCCAGCAGGTGCTGGACGCGTCTGGCTCAGAGTACGGCTACGACCAGTTTGTCAAAGCCTCAACCGCGATGGCCTGGACCGCGCTGGACGTCTTGCTCGACCCGGCGATGAGCAAGGCCGCATGGGACGAGCATGCAAACTGGCTGGAGAGATACAGCGGGTAG
- a CDS encoding M20 family metallopeptidase, whose translation MAVDTKPDIATLRDRVKEAIQNERGHVVEIAETIRVNPELGYEERMASQLLADHLKEAGFEVEKPYKGIETAFRATRRGKGDGPTIAVLAEYDALAGIGHGCGHNLIGGSGLAAALGLGAVIDELNGTVVIMGTPAEEGGGGKIKLAEAGAFDDVDAALMIHHAGDRSGSAVEWPQGTCLAVQGLKVEFFGKPAHAAADPYNGVNALNALIKTFTGIDALRQHIRMEARIHGIITHGGDAANVVPHHSAGEFLVRADTRDYVDELVVKVKNIAQGAALMTGCEVTVEDGMMHFDMRPSYVLGKAYQDNMADAGIDLSQGREGRGMHSTDFGNISYLIPSVTGSFAISKTPIPGHSQQVVDASGSEFGYDQYVKVSTAMALTVLDLLSNPELLAEAKAAHARWSELYER comes from the coding sequence ATGGCAGTTGACACGAAGCCCGACATCGCCACGCTACGAGACCGAGTCAAGGAGGCAATCCAGAACGAGCGCGGCCATGTCGTTGAGATCGCCGAGACGATCCGCGTCAACCCGGAGCTAGGCTACGAGGAACGGATGGCGTCCCAACTGTTGGCCGACCATCTGAAGGAGGCCGGCTTCGAGGTCGAGAAACCGTACAAGGGAATCGAAACCGCCTTTCGCGCCACCCGACGAGGCAAGGGAGACGGTCCGACGATCGCAGTCCTCGCGGAGTACGACGCGCTGGCCGGGATCGGCCACGGTTGCGGACACAACCTGATCGGTGGATCAGGGCTCGCGGCAGCGCTCGGGCTCGGCGCGGTAATCGACGAGCTCAACGGAACAGTCGTCATCATGGGCACGCCGGCCGAGGAGGGCGGCGGTGGCAAGATCAAGCTGGCAGAGGCCGGCGCGTTCGACGACGTGGATGCGGCGCTGATGATCCACCACGCAGGCGATCGCTCCGGCTCGGCGGTGGAGTGGCCGCAAGGTACCTGCCTGGCTGTGCAGGGCCTGAAGGTCGAGTTTTTCGGCAAGCCTGCCCATGCCGCGGCCGACCCATATAACGGCGTCAATGCGCTCAACGCACTGATCAAGACGTTCACCGGCATCGATGCGTTGCGCCAGCACATCCGCATGGAAGCCCGCATCCACGGCATCATTACCCACGGCGGGGACGCGGCGAACGTCGTCCCGCACCACTCCGCCGGTGAATTCCTCGTCCGCGCTGACACGCGCGATTATGTCGATGAGCTTGTCGTGAAGGTCAAGAACATCGCCCAGGGCGCGGCGCTGATGACCGGCTGCGAGGTCACCGTCGAGGATGGCATGATGCACTTCGACATGCGACCCAGCTACGTTCTCGGCAAGGCCTACCAGGACAACATGGCCGATGCCGGCATCGACCTCAGCCAGGGTCGTGAGGGCCGCGGGATGCACTCGACCGACTTCGGCAACATCTCCTATCTCATTCCGTCCGTCACTGGTTCATTCGCTATCTCGAAGACGCCGATCCCCGGCCACTCGCAGCAGGTGGTCGATGCCTCCGGCTCGGAGTTCGGCTACGACCAGTACGTCAAGGTCTCGACCGCGATGGCGCTGACCGTGCTCGATTTGCTCTCCAACCCTGAGCTCCTCGCGGAAGCCAAGGCTGCACATGCCCGTTGGTCCGAGCTGTACGAGCGATAG
- a CDS encoding LysM peptidoglycan-binding domain-containing M23 family metallopeptidase → MDRRDLSSRDPIGGAGRSRPQRHDIAATLTPFIPRFEWSPESRDFPLPFPGIDRAPAAMRLEGARAGASLDEVHAGASSRMKLAPVALLLLVVAAFAAWQLLSGTGTNQPATTAVGTAALSTPGGLGAATQRPGAGGAAASPAGADGTTSTTGAAGASTATASNIVGTAEQAPVVSVGADDGETLADVARIWGLNVSTLVWANPDIEDPTAPLAGGTSIAVPVVDGVTYVVQQGDTLASIAARYDVDTSAITGVTQNRVESDSDLKPGATITIYNARPISRATIAHYTVAQGDDLWKIANLYGLNPVTIAVANDLPGDYLIYPGQVLIIPPADGILYTVQAGDTVESIAEAYNVAPDVIRNFPFNNLGGSQVVQAGQQILIPTVDLSNAAGGKGGIEVGPAQDPFAGAATASGPAEATGTFVWPTAGSISQAFGGGHNGLDIANVAWTPVVAADGGVVTFAGWNNFGLGYAVAIDHENGYVTWYGHLIEPPAVKAGDRVSQGQWLGGMGSTGKSTGPHLHFIVLHNSIYENPVQYLP, encoded by the coding sequence GTGGACCGACGAGACTTGAGCTCGCGAGATCCGATCGGGGGAGCCGGACGATCGCGCCCGCAGCGGCACGACATCGCGGCGACGCTGACCCCGTTTATCCCACGCTTCGAGTGGTCGCCGGAGAGTCGTGACTTTCCACTGCCGTTCCCGGGCATCGACCGTGCTCCGGCTGCGATGCGGCTCGAAGGCGCGCGTGCCGGCGCGTCGCTCGATGAAGTGCACGCCGGTGCGTCGAGCCGGATGAAGCTGGCGCCGGTCGCGTTGCTATTGCTGGTGGTTGCGGCGTTCGCGGCGTGGCAGCTGTTGAGCGGCACTGGCACGAACCAGCCGGCAACGACCGCCGTTGGAACTGCTGCGCTGTCGACGCCTGGTGGCCTTGGCGCGGCGACCCAACGACCGGGAGCCGGCGGCGCTGCGGCGAGCCCGGCCGGCGCTGACGGCACGACCTCAACCACCGGTGCTGCCGGCGCATCGACAGCGACTGCGTCGAACATCGTTGGCACGGCGGAGCAGGCTCCGGTCGTCTCGGTTGGCGCGGACGATGGCGAGACGTTGGCCGATGTCGCGCGCATCTGGGGGTTGAATGTCTCGACGCTGGTCTGGGCGAATCCGGACATCGAGGATCCAACCGCGCCGCTGGCTGGGGGCACGTCGATCGCGGTTCCGGTCGTCGATGGCGTGACCTACGTTGTCCAGCAGGGGGACACGCTCGCGTCGATTGCCGCGCGATACGATGTCGATACCTCGGCGATCACTGGTGTGACTCAGAATCGGGTCGAGTCTGACTCCGACCTGAAACCTGGCGCGACGATCACAATCTACAATGCGCGGCCGATCAGCCGCGCGACCATCGCCCACTACACGGTGGCGCAAGGTGATGACTTGTGGAAGATCGCCAACCTCTACGGGCTGAACCCGGTGACGATCGCCGTCGCGAATGATCTGCCGGGGGATTACCTGATTTATCCGGGCCAGGTGCTGATCATCCCGCCGGCCGACGGCATTCTGTATACGGTCCAGGCGGGGGACACGGTCGAGTCGATCGCCGAGGCGTACAATGTCGCGCCGGACGTCATCAGAAACTTTCCGTTCAACAATCTCGGCGGTAGCCAGGTCGTCCAGGCAGGTCAGCAGATCCTGATACCGACCGTAGACCTGTCGAACGCTGCGGGCGGCAAGGGCGGCATCGAGGTTGGCCCCGCGCAGGATCCGTTTGCGGGGGCGGCGACGGCATCAGGTCCGGCCGAGGCGACAGGGACGTTCGTCTGGCCAACGGCAGGCAGTATCAGCCAGGCGTTCGGCGGCGGGCATAACGGTCTCGACATCGCCAATGTCGCCTGGACGCCGGTCGTCGCGGCCGATGGAGGCGTCGTCACCTTCGCTGGGTGGAACAACTTCGGGCTGGGCTACGCTGTCGCGATCGACCACGAGAACGGCTATGTCACGTGGTATGGTCACCTGATCGAGCCGCCGGCCGTCAAGGCGGGCGACAGAGTCAGCCAGGGGCAGTGGCTCGGAGGCATGGGCTCGACTGGCAAGTCGACCGGACCTCACCTTCACTTCATCGTGCTGCACAACAGCATCTACGAAAATCCGGTGCAATACCTGCCATAA
- a CDS encoding rod shape-determining protein yields MIRPLNYFFGLFSRDLGIDLGTANTLVYVRGKGIVISEPSVVAVDTKSKRAIAVGVEAKAMVGKTPETIVAVRPLKDGVIADFDTVELMLRYFIEKVHVQRIMAPHPRVVIGIPSGVTEVEKRAAKDAALSAGAREAFTIEEPMAAAIGAGLPINEPVGSMIVDIGGGTTEVAVISLGGIVVNHSLRVAGDEIDEAIVQYARRDHNLVIGERTAENAKIAAGSAYPLEEERRVMLRGRDLLTGLPKSVEVSSVEIRDAISGPVNMIVDIVKTCVEETPPELVADIMEQGIILAGGGALLLGLDRRLQAELRMPVRRAEDPLTCVARGTGRVAEALHLYSRALASGQELRRRV; encoded by the coding sequence ATGATCCGGCCCCTGAACTACTTCTTCGGCCTCTTCAGTCGCGATCTGGGGATCGACCTCGGGACTGCCAATACCCTGGTGTACGTCCGTGGTAAGGGCATCGTCATATCCGAGCCTTCGGTGGTCGCCGTCGATACGAAGTCGAAGCGCGCTATCGCGGTCGGCGTCGAGGCCAAGGCGATGGTTGGCAAGACGCCGGAGACGATCGTGGCCGTCCGCCCGTTGAAGGACGGGGTGATTGCGGACTTCGACACGGTCGAGCTAATGCTGCGTTACTTCATCGAGAAGGTGCACGTTCAGCGGATCATGGCGCCTCACCCGCGCGTCGTCATCGGCATCCCATCCGGTGTTACTGAAGTCGAAAAGCGAGCGGCAAAGGATGCCGCGCTGTCGGCTGGCGCGCGCGAGGCATTCACGATCGAGGAGCCAATGGCCGCCGCGATCGGCGCCGGGCTCCCGATCAACGAGCCGGTCGGCAGCATGATTGTCGATATCGGTGGTGGCACAACCGAAGTGGCTGTCATCTCGCTCGGAGGAATCGTCGTCAACCACTCGCTGCGGGTTGCTGGGGATGAGATCGATGAGGCGATTGTGCAGTACGCGCGGCGTGACCACAACCTCGTTATCGGTGAGCGCACAGCAGAGAACGCCAAGATCGCCGCAGGTTCTGCCTACCCACTGGAGGAGGAGCGCCGTGTCATGCTGCGGGGTCGTGACTTGCTCACGGGCTTGCCGAAATCGGTCGAGGTCTCCAGTGTGGAAATCCGCGACGCGATCAGCGGGCCGGTCAACATGATCGTCGATATCGTGAAGACCTGCGTTGAAGAGACGCCGCCGGAGCTGGTCGCCGACATCATGGAGCAGGGCATCATCCTCGCTGGTGGCGGCGCGCTATTGCTCGGGCTCGATCGACGGCTGCAAGCGGAGCTGCGGATGCCGGTGCGGCGCGCCGAAGATCCTCTGACGTGTGTTGCCCGCGGCACCGGCCGTGTCGCCGAGGCGCTTCATCTTTACTCCCGAGCGCTGGCCAGTGGCCAGGAGCTCCGGCGAAGGGTCTGA
- the mreC gene encoding rod shape-determining protein MreC has product MPPFSPIARRNLLIFGSLVLVALLFLVADSRGVLDVPKRIAGGILAPAGRQLTSLGRQAGARNPGGDPNLRKQLADVTAERDRLLADNARLQELSIEVETLRQQLKFQESRPDLTYLTADVISSDPQSREKFVVINRGADDGIQIGMAVVSPNFLVGQVVEVEARRAKVLLVIDSGFQTGARLQNARAEGIVYGLWQEGGRVEMRHIPYDVNIDDKEIVVTSGKTVGIPEGLVVGKVMEIKKNQAKNETIVEVLPLVNFDSLESVTVITGVTAGQPAEQATPAP; this is encoded by the coding sequence GTGCCTCCCTTCTCCCCGATTGCTCGTCGCAATCTCCTGATCTTTGGCTCGCTGGTGCTCGTCGCGCTGCTGTTTCTTGTGGCTGACTCCCGAGGGGTGCTCGACGTGCCAAAACGGATCGCCGGCGGAATCCTGGCGCCGGCGGGCCGGCAACTGACCTCGCTGGGCCGGCAGGCCGGCGCCCGCAACCCGGGCGGAGATCCTAACCTGCGCAAACAGTTGGCGGATGTCACCGCTGAACGCGATCGGTTGTTGGCAGATAACGCGCGGTTGCAGGAGCTCTCGATCGAGGTAGAGACCCTCCGGCAGCAGCTGAAGTTCCAGGAATCACGGCCGGACCTCACGTATCTCACTGCCGACGTGATCAGTAGCGATCCACAGAGTCGCGAAAAGTTCGTGGTTATCAATCGGGGCGCCGATGACGGCATTCAGATCGGAATGGCGGTTGTCAGCCCCAATTTCCTGGTGGGACAGGTGGTCGAGGTCGAAGCCAGGCGCGCAAAGGTGTTGCTTGTGATCGACTCCGGATTTCAGACGGGCGCGCGGCTACAGAATGCCCGTGCCGAGGGGATCGTCTATGGTCTCTGGCAGGAGGGCGGTCGCGTCGAGATGCGCCATATTCCCTATGATGTGAACATCGACGACAAAGAGATCGTCGTGACCTCTGGCAAGACCGTCGGGATACCTGAGGGTCTCGTCGTTGGAAAGGTCATGGAGATCAAGAAGAACCAGGCGAAGAACGAGACGATCGTCGAAGTCCTGCCGCTCGTCAACTTCGATAGCCTCGAATCAGTGACAGTGATTACCGGGGTGACGGCCGGACAGCCGGCAGAACAGGCGACGCCGGCCCCATGA
- a CDS encoding MurT ligase domain-containing protein, producing the protein MAATTTSKLLTAGIRRLGRGGGTALPGLVAGYLDPRMLDKLAGRLPAGTIVVAGTNGKTTTSRMLAGMLAESGRIVAHNRSGSNLVRGISAAFAEQMPLLGDGGPEIGVIESDENALPDVLRRAKPRVVVLLNLFRDQLDRYGELETIARHWREALRDLDPTTLLVVNADDPNLAALASDCPATVVSFGLVGSTSTLSSLPHASDAAVCRVCEAPLVYDALFLSHLGDWRCPSCGNRRPPLDLSASDIRLDGMRGLSMQVHDARPGRVARDLAFDVALPGLYNAYNALAAIAAARVLGLESEPIARALSGFEAAFGRLERVSYRGRQMTLALSKNPTGFNEVLRTITVDPLVSPLVIAINDLDADGRDVSWLWDVDFEVLAEPRHRATFIVAGLRGYDLAVRLKYAGIAADRIDAQTAGRPLDETLDLIVDATPEGASVFLLLTYTALLQLRQALADRGVVEEFWAQ; encoded by the coding sequence ATGGCGGCGACCACCACGAGCAAGCTGCTGACTGCCGGGATTCGCCGGCTTGGCCGCGGAGGTGGCACCGCGCTGCCCGGCCTCGTCGCGGGCTATCTTGATCCGCGCATGCTCGACAAGCTGGCTGGCAGGCTGCCGGCCGGCACGATCGTCGTGGCCGGCACGAACGGAAAGACGACGACGAGCAGGATGTTGGCGGGGATGCTGGCCGAATCCGGCCGCATTGTCGCCCACAACCGCTCCGGCTCCAACCTCGTTCGTGGAATCTCAGCGGCATTCGCCGAGCAGATGCCGTTGCTGGGAGATGGTGGCCCTGAGATCGGTGTCATCGAAAGCGACGAGAACGCGCTACCCGACGTCCTCCGACGCGCGAAACCGCGCGTTGTCGTGCTGCTCAATCTCTTTCGCGACCAGCTCGATCGTTATGGGGAGCTGGAGACAATCGCTCGCCACTGGCGAGAGGCGCTGCGAGACCTTGACCCGACAACGCTGCTCGTCGTCAATGCTGACGACCCGAATCTCGCCGCGCTCGCGTCTGATTGCCCCGCGACGGTCGTCTCGTTCGGGTTGGTCGGGTCGACCTCGACCCTCTCCTCGTTGCCACACGCGTCGGACGCGGCGGTTTGTCGCGTCTGCGAAGCGCCGCTGGTCTACGATGCGCTGTTCCTTTCGCACCTCGGCGACTGGCGTTGTCCGTCGTGTGGCAACCGTCGCCCGCCACTCGATCTGAGCGCGTCGGACATTCGGCTAGATGGCATGCGCGGATTGTCGATGCAAGTTCACGATGCGCGTCCGGGTCGTGTGGCCCGGGATCTCGCGTTCGACGTCGCATTGCCAGGACTCTACAACGCCTATAACGCCCTGGCCGCGATAGCCGCCGCGAGGGTTCTCGGCCTGGAGAGTGAGCCGATCGCCCGTGCGTTGTCCGGCTTCGAGGCGGCGTTCGGCCGGCTGGAGCGCGTGTCGTACCGCGGACGGCAGATGACCCTGGCGCTCTCGAAGAACCCGACCGGCTTCAACGAGGTGCTCCGGACGATCACCGTCGATCCGCTGGTTTCCCCGCTAGTGATCGCGATCAATGATCTCGACGCGGACGGGCGGGACGTTTCCTGGCTGTGGGATGTCGATTTCGAGGTGCTCGCTGAGCCGCGCCATCGCGCGACGTTCATTGTTGCCGGCCTGCGCGGGTACGATCTTGCAGTTCGGTTGAAGTACGCTGGCATCGCCGCCGACCGGATCGACGCACAGACGGCCGGGCGTCCGCTCGATGAGACGCTCGATCTCATCGTTGACGCGACCCCGGAGGGCGCAAGCGTCTTCCTGTTGCTGACGTACACCGCGTTGTTACAGCTGCGCCAGGCGCTCGCCGATCGCGGTGTCGTCGAGGAGTTCTGGGCACAGTAG
- a CDS encoding glutamine amidotransferase, whose product MDLRIGWLYGQEMNIYGDRGNVMALVRRAEWRGIDVQAATVGLGEPLDPDAWDLLFWGGGQDREQIAVSHDMQGDKGAALKQAIEDGMPVLAVCGGYQLLGRYYRPFDGDDLPGVGALDVVSEAGHERFIGNVVVDTDDLGTLVGFENHSGKTFLGEGVRPLGSVRVGWGNNGQDGFEGARYRNTIGCYLHGALLPKNPTLADWLIERALERRHGPASLAALDDTFERQAHDGVIERAIALRR is encoded by the coding sequence ATGGATCTGCGGATCGGCTGGCTGTACGGCCAGGAGATGAATATCTACGGCGATCGGGGTAACGTGATGGCGCTCGTTCGCCGGGCCGAATGGCGTGGCATCGATGTGCAGGCCGCGACGGTTGGCCTCGGCGAGCCCCTAGACCCAGACGCCTGGGATCTCCTCTTCTGGGGTGGCGGGCAGGATCGCGAGCAGATCGCCGTCTCGCACGACATGCAGGGCGACAAGGGCGCCGCGCTGAAGCAGGCGATCGAGGACGGCATGCCGGTCCTTGCGGTCTGCGGCGGATATCAGCTGCTGGGGCGCTATTACCGTCCGTTCGATGGCGATGATCTGCCGGGCGTCGGCGCGCTCGATGTGGTCAGCGAGGCCGGCCACGAGCGGTTCATTGGCAATGTCGTTGTCGATACTGACGATCTCGGCACGCTGGTCGGTTTCGAAAATCACTCCGGCAAGACGTTCCTTGGCGAAGGCGTTCGGCCGCTCGGTAGCGTGCGGGTCGGGTGGGGCAACAATGGCCAGGACGGCTTCGAGGGCGCTCGCTACCGCAACACCATCGGCTGCTACCTCCATGGCGCGCTGCTGCCAAAGAATCCGACGCTGGCCGACTGGCTGATCGAGCGTGCGCTGGAGCGCCGTCATGGCCCGGCCAGCCTTGCGGCGCTCGATGATACGTTTGAGCGTCAGGCACACGATGGGGTCATCGAACGGGCGATCGCGCTACGACGATAG